The DNA sequence AAGAGGAATACCCAGATAAGCGAAGCCATAGTGACCCACACGCAGCAGGGGTCGCGCCTGAGGAAGTGGGCGTTCGCCTGGAAGGCACCCGCCCAAAAGACCACAGCGGCCATCAGCGTCATGGCAATGGCGGCAAACGGGGATTTTTCGCCCGCCGGCGATCAGGTAGGCAGCACCGTGTATACCATAAAGCCGGCGCAATGATCCCGGCATTAATGATCAGTGATGTGTCGTTCAAAGCTCGACAGTCCGCCAAGGCGGACCGGAGCGAGAGATTCGGGATTTTACAAGGAGGTACTACATGAAGCTTAGCAGAAGGGATTTCTTGAGGGCCAGCGCTATCACCGCTGCCGCCGCCGCAGCGGGCATCACCAAGCCGGAGCTGCTCTATGCGGCGCCGTCGCTCAAATCGTTTCCCGTAGGCCAGTGCCGCTACTGCGCCGTGGGCTGCACGATGATCGCGGATTGCGAGGTGGACGCCGCGGGCACGGTAGCGAAGGTCGTCGCGATAAAGGGGGACCTGAAGAGCACGGTGAACAGGGGCGTGCTCTGCACCAAGGGGTTCTATCTCCACAAGGCGATCGCCTATAAAGAGCGTCCCAAGGGAGCGCTGGTACGCAAGGAATGGATCAACCCGAAGACCGGCAAGCCGGACCTCTACAACTCCCCGAGGGTGCTCGCCGGAAAGACCACCAAGGACCCCCGGGGAATGAAACCCTCGGAGGCCGATCTCAGGGAGAACTTCTATCTCGTCCCCTGGGAAGACGCCATCGATTTCGTCGTCGACGCGGTCGAGAAGTCGATAAAGGATCACGGCAAGCACAGCGTCGCCTATTACGGCAGCGGCCAGCTCGGCACCGAAGAGACCCATATCATGAATAAAGCCTTCAAGGCCGGCGGCATGCTCGCCAATAACGCCATCGAGGGACAGCCGCGGACCTGCATGGCCTCCGCAGTGGTGGGGTATCTCTACGCCTTCGGAAAGGACGAGCCCTACGGCTGCCTCGACGACATCGATGTTCCCGATCCCGACTTCGGGAAGCATGCGGATACCTTCTTCCTGATCGGCAGCAACACGGCCGAGGCGCACCCCATCATCTTCAACCGTCTCGCGGCTCTCAAGATGAAAAATCCCGACAAGGTGAAGGTCATCCTCGCCGACCCCCGGAAAACCCGCTCCGGCACCATAGCGGACCTCTGGCTCCCCTTTGCAACGGGCAGGGACCTCGTGCTCATCAATGCGCTCGCCTATATCATCGCCCACGAGATGGACGGCGCAAAGGCCGATGTCGAGAAGGGCACGGTGACCGCGAAATGGAACTATCTCGACAAGAAGTTCATCGAGCGCCACGTGAGCTTCGGCATCCATGAGGATGTGAAGAAGACCTGGATCAAGACCACCTACGGCGGCACCAGGGACGCCGCGTGGGACCTCACCTATTCCGCGGAACCGAGGAAGACCTACCCGAACCTCAAGAGCAAATATGCCGACGAAGACGATATCATGAAGGACCTCTACAAGGGGTTTGCGCTCTTCCTGAAGTTCCTCGAAGACTACAAGCCCGAGAAGGTGAGCGACATCATCTTCGAGGGAGAGTCGCCGCTCCTCTATGACCGGGCGACGAAGACCTGGAAGAAGATCAGCGGTCCCGAGGCGCTCCGGCTCGCGGCAACGTGGTTCGCCGAGGGCACCACCCTCTCCGCGTGGTGCATGGGCGTCAACCAGAAGCTCCAGGGCACCTGGACCAACGCCTCCCTGCACATGCTGCACCTCATCACCGGACAGGCGGTGAAGCCCGGCAAGCACTCCTTCAGCTTCACCGGCCAGCCGAATGCCTGCGGCGGCATCAGGGCGCCCGGCGCGCTCTGCCATGCGCTCCCCTACGGCAGGCTCGTGGCGAATCCGGTCCATCGCGGCCAGGTCGAAAAGATATGGAAAGACAATGCCGCGGACTATCTCAAGAAGAGGGGCGTCTCCGAATCCGAGATCAAGGCCGAGACCGAGAAGATCAAGATCCATGACAAACCCGGGCCGCACACCATCGAGATGTTCAGGAGGCTCGGCGCAGGGCAGATCAAGGTGCAGTTCATCTCTACGGTGAACGCCGGCCAGAGCCTCCCCTATGCGTGGCCGTATCGCCTCGCCTGCGCGGGCGCACAGAAAGGACAGGCATGGCCGCTCGTCGTGACCCTCGAGGCGTTCCCCAACGCGACGACGATGGTCTCCGATGTGGTCCTCGGCGCTTCGAGCTGGTACGAGAAGGAGTTTGTCTTCGGCAATCTCGAGCGGCGCTACCAGGTGATCAAGCAGGTGATCGAGCCCTACGGCAATACCATTCCCGACCACACCATCTTCGCGCTCGTCATGAGGCGGCTCGAGGAGAAGGGACTGGTGCCGAAGGGGCATGTCTCGCAGTTCTGGCCCGCCGAGTACGACGGCAGCGACTGGATGAAGAAGACCATTCAAGCGGCGAAGACGAAGGAGTGGAACCGGAAATTCTCCTGGAACATTTGGAACGAGCTGATGGAGCTCTCGAAGGGCACCGGCTACGACTTCAGCGGCATGAAGCGGGAGCTGCTGCTCGAACAGAACCACGGCTACCGGATTCCCTTCCCTGCCGAGTACCATTCCAGCGAGGACGTGAAGAAGCGCTACGACAAGTACCAGTCGCGCATACAGTACGCGTATCCCTACGACCCGCACATAGACGGCAAGACCGCCTTCTATCTCAAAAACATGAAGGAGTTCAACCCGGTCTACGGCGCGTGGCTCGAGAAGAACATCGCTGCCATGAAGACGGACGAGGAGTACCACCGGGCGGAGAGCCTGCCCAGGGGCTGGTATGCGAGCTTCTACAACTCGAACGCCTTCATCAACGGCATGGTCGACATCCCGACGTCCGACGGCAAAGGCAGGAAGGCGCCGGGATGGGACGGCAGGGCCATTGCCTGGGCCAATCCCTGGTGGGCCTGCAAGCTCGACGGCAAGCAGTTCGTCAAGTACAAGACCGTCGAGGTGATCGAGCGGAAGTTCAACCCTGCCAAGGTGAACGAGAACAGCGCCGCCCCCTACGACCAGATCGCAAAATACACGGCGAGCGTCGTCGGGGACCCGGACACGGATGTCAATGCGCTGAAGAACATCGCCCTGAGCCCCGCGGAGTTCCACAACCTGCGCCACGAGTACGTCAAGGC is a window from the Nitrospirota bacterium genome containing:
- a CDS encoding molybdopterin oxidoreductase family protein translates to MKLSRRDFLRASAITAAAAAAGITKPELLYAAPSLKSFPVGQCRYCAVGCTMIADCEVDAAGTVAKVVAIKGDLKSTVNRGVLCTKGFYLHKAIAYKERPKGALVRKEWINPKTGKPDLYNSPRVLAGKTTKDPRGMKPSEADLRENFYLVPWEDAIDFVVDAVEKSIKDHGKHSVAYYGSGQLGTEETHIMNKAFKAGGMLANNAIEGQPRTCMASAVVGYLYAFGKDEPYGCLDDIDVPDPDFGKHADTFFLIGSNTAEAHPIIFNRLAALKMKNPDKVKVILADPRKTRSGTIADLWLPFATGRDLVLINALAYIIAHEMDGAKADVEKGTVTAKWNYLDKKFIERHVSFGIHEDVKKTWIKTTYGGTRDAAWDLTYSAEPRKTYPNLKSKYADEDDIMKDLYKGFALFLKFLEDYKPEKVSDIIFEGESPLLYDRATKTWKKISGPEALRLAATWFAEGTTLSAWCMGVNQKLQGTWTNASLHMLHLITGQAVKPGKHSFSFTGQPNACGGIRAPGALCHALPYGRLVANPVHRGQVEKIWKDNAADYLKKRGVSESEIKAETEKIKIHDKPGPHTIEMFRRLGAGQIKVQFISTVNAGQSLPYAWPYRLACAGAQKGQAWPLVVTLEAFPNATTMVSDVVLGASSWYEKEFVFGNLERRYQVIKQVIEPYGNTIPDHTIFALVMRRLEEKGLVPKGHVSQFWPAEYDGSDWMKKTIQAAKTKEWNRKFSWNIWNELMELSKGTGYDFSGMKRELLLEQNHGYRIPFPAEYHSSEDVKKRYDKYQSRIQYAYPYDPHIDGKTAFYLKNMKEFNPVYGAWLEKNIAAMKTDEEYHRAESLPRGWYASFYNSNAFINGMVDIPTSDGKGRKAPGWDGRAIAWANPWWACKLDGKQFVKYKTVEVIERKFNPAKVNENSAAPYDQIAKYTASVVGDPDTDVNALKNIALSPAEFHNLRHEYVKADGGKLLIIDTTPYKYGACTGRVVEHWHTGSMTTRVPELARAVPGAYVEMSEVLAKKLGIRNGDQVIVESPRGKIQLPAKVLDVSKATGGPRHDYVFVPFFDEYKLVNMIMRDAFDPFSFQPDYKMFAVKIYKGKTRTAQAEPGKIVT